The following are from one region of the Dreissena polymorpha isolate Duluth1 chromosome 2, UMN_Dpol_1.0, whole genome shotgun sequence genome:
- the LOC127868205 gene encoding putative nuclease HARBI1 — protein MTKMICDPQFLITDVVAKWPGSVHDSRIFRESSICAKFENGQLDGLLLGDSGYAWRTFLLTPYLHTQTQSQEIAHISRHL, from the exons ATGACAAag atgatatgtGACCCGCAGTTCCTCATCACTGACGTTGTGGCGAAGTGGCCAGGCAGTGTCCACGACAGCCGAATATTTAGAGAGAGTTCTATCTGCGCCAAGTTCGAGAATG GTCAGCTTGATGGGTTACTATTGGGAGATTCCGGCTATGCCTGGCGGACATTTCTTCTGACTCCTTATCTGCATACACAAACACAATCACAGGAAAT